From Rissa tridactyla isolate bRisTri1 chromosome 10, bRisTri1.patW.cur.20221130, whole genome shotgun sequence:
ACATTTATTTACTACATAGTTGTCTTTCTGGATGAAATAGTGTCAACAGCATCCATGGTTTCTGTGCTGCATGGTTTCTTTGGTGGTGTCAAGGTAATGTACACTGTTGTTGCATGAAGTGGCTATCTAAATACTCTAATACTTTGCCAAAACAAAGGAATTACCCTTTTCTTTTACTAATATTTTTTCCTGGGTTCTGATAGCTTCACTCTTGAAGAGTAGATAACCATTGACGTTTAGAGTTGCAAGTACTATTTCTCAAAAAATTTTCCTGTTATGGTCAAAGGCAGAGGTATTAAAGGGGCCAAATTTGGTTCCTATTGTCATATGTTGCTTCTAATAATCACAGCTTGAGTTTCGAAACTGATATAGATTTGCACTTCCCTTTATCACCATTGAGTGCTGCTGTACTCTCAGTACTTGTGAAAATTGGGAGTTACTGAGGAACCTAATTGTAGGCACTAATTTCTGAAACCTGGCATAAAAGTTCAGACTTGTTTTTGATGTAATGGGTGTTTCCAAGAAAAGTTTTGGGGTTgcaaaattattcttaaaatgaagaaagagggATACAGAGTAAGGAGTTCTTGGTTTTAGAGAAAATAATTCCAGTATTCAGAGTCATTTCCTCATATGTCTGGACTCTGAGGATGCGACCGCCTTGTGTAACTTCCTAGTGACATTTTCCTCCTGATAACATAACTTCTTTCAAGGACAGGAGGAACCTTGCTAAACACAATCATCacaaattttccctttttcctgctcTAGTGAACTGTACAACTTAATCTGGATATATTAGTCTTAAAATGCATTAATGCCTTGGTTTGTTACTGttgatatatattattttttttaaagtaacaagtgataggacaagaggaaatggcctgaagttgcgcggggggaggtttaggatggatttctaggaaaaatttcttcacagaaagggttatcaagcattggaacaggctgcccagggaagtggtggagtcgccatccctggggggatttaaaagacaggcaggcgtggtgctgagggacatgggatAGCGGTGATTTTGGTagtgagggacacgggttagtggttgttttgtcagtgttgggttgatggttggactggatgatctgaaaggtcccttccaaccgagacgATTGTATGAAAACCAAGCACAGTAACATTTTAATACCTTATATTTgcaggtgtttgggtttttttttcttgagttaaaGATCAGTCAAATGCCAGTCATCCCTTTTGGCCTGAAAGGTACCGtgatacatatatttatatgggCCTACCTCTGCTCAGTGTTCTGAGTTGCACCGTTTAACGATTAAACGCCGCTTCCCTTAAAGATTAcccttctggtgttttttttttatggagggtTGGTGCCGGACGCTGAGGAATAACgggctttttcctttccccaattAAAGACAATCGGACTACGCTAATCACTACACGCCTcagggaggccggggggggggtggagggggtgggagaagggtgcgcgcgctccccgccgcggcggcgcggTGACGCGCAGGCGCGAGGGGGGCGGGCCCGCCCCCCTCGCGCCTGCGCGTCAccgcgccgccgcggcggggagcggttGCCGGGATGTCGCCGCCGAGGCCTTCGGTCCTTCGGTCCCTCAACAGCCGCGAACTCTCCGAGGTCCTCTTCAACAACCGCAGCCCCCGCTCCGTCCTCCCCATCTGGGTGGATTTCGAAGGCAGACCGCGTTATTACCCGGTGCTGCAACCGCGCACCGGGCGGATCATGCACAGCTACCGGGGTGGgtagggccgggccgggctgaggTAGGCCGCGCTCCCGGGTATACATTATGGCGGGTGGGTTTCTTCTGCGTTCCCCTCTCTGGCGACATCCCCCATCCTCGGGGACATCCCTCCCCTGGTCGCCCAGGCGACCAGGGCACCGGTGGTGACCTGTAAACAGGGAGAGCAGTTCGTTTGCAGACGGCTGCCCCTCAAAAAACGTTCGTTAAAATAAGATAAACGCCTGCTTTTACACCTTGTTCTCTCCCAGGTCATCTCTGGCTCTTCCGGGACGCGGGGACGAATGATGGCCTCCTCGTCAACCAGCAGGAACTGTTCGTAGCGGCTCCCAACGTGAATAAGGCAGACATCACGCTGCCAGGTAAATGGAATGGGACCGCGCGTGTCGTGGGATCCAGTGAGCTTTCTGCTGAATCTCTTTGGGCTTAAGTGTAAGGATCTAGTAAGACATCAAGTATTTGAAGAATAAAAGCTGCCTCAGAAATAGGAAGAGATCGTAAGGGTTTCTAATAGAGCTGCGTCGTTGCACGATATTAATTAGAGCTATTGACAAACCTCTCATTTGTATGTGTCTCTGATGGGTTTTGTAGCACAGCTCACAACAGGAAACAAGTTATGTTCCGCTCTTTCTAGTGAATCCAGCGTGTTGTGAATAACGCTGCTGCATGTTATGTTCTCGATTCACATACCTGGAGAAGTGCTGTCCTGTGTTGGAGAGCCCTTGTGATGAGgtcgtgtatgtgtgtgtttttatccTCAGTGTTCACCCTGAAGGAGAGATGTCTCCAGGTCGTTCGCAGCCTGGTCAAACCAGTGGACTACAGAAAACTGGACATTGTTCGGTCATTATATGAGGACCTGGAAGATCATCCTGATATTAGGAAGGATCTTCAGCGGCTTTCtctggagaaaagtgaaatgTTGAACGGAATTCTGGAATAACATCATTACTCATTCTAGACTCTATTTAAATAGCAAACCACGGAGTTTAAGCAGGGATAGTCACTGCGAAACATGCCAAGAACTAATGTCTGTATTTTAAGTTCTGAAACATAAACTCAGTTAAATTGTGGAAAACTTGCTGCGATGGTAAGTCAGATCCAAAAGACTAAACAGGAGGCTCCTGATGGTTGAGTTCCATTCTTCATTTTGCATATTGCAAATGGATGACTCTAGAGGCCTCCCACGGGTGAAGCTCAGAGTTTTATTTGGACTATCTCAGAACTCTAAATAGGGGCATGGATCAGGTCATCTCTTTAGAGAGTATGTGTACAGATCAGCTGTCTTTATATTAGAAAGTAAATTGCACGGAGGATTAATTTAATGCAGACTCTAATGATTATAATTGGCAGACCAACACCTGTTTTGCTTGAATAATTTGTGTTCGGTGGAATTTCACTCTCTCACACTTAGCCTAGATTTGCCTGTGAATCACAAGGCGTGGGGCAGTTTGTGTATGCAAGGATTTCCACCACCACCTTCTGAGGGCGTGACCCAAAATGTTACATTGGTGGAAAGATGACGTGTAAATGCTTGGGGGTTTTTCTGCCTGTCACCTTTGCATTTATGTACCTGTGTCATATCCACTCTGAGCCTGACACATTTTTATGCAGATCATACCTTAAATGCCTTATTTGTCCTTCATGATTGCATTCTTGCCTAGTTGATATCAAGGGGATCCAACCTAGTCAGCCATATAGACTGGATCCTAGTTTTGAGATGCCTTTCTCCTCCGCAGCTGCTTCTCCAACTGCATGTACAGGTATATCAGGTAGCATTCCTAGAGGGTAGATGCTCTGAGCCCTACCTTTTCCCATCGCAATGCAGCAGTTCAGGTTGTAGTGGGAAGCCTTTTTGGGGAGCGTGGACCACTTGCATTGCTAGTGTCTCCTAAGGAACAGACAGCAGGCTGTATCAGTTCATACGGACCTACTGCTGGATCCAGCTCATAGACAGATCTATGCTTTATTACAGGCTAGATAATTAGAGAAAACACTTCTTTACTTACGTTCTGTTCCCCCCGTACCTCAATTAGAATGTGCATTTGTGTGAATGTACACGTGCAGTTCAAAGCAGCATTGCTTTTAGCAGATACATGAATTGTCCACCAAGGAAGAGATGTAGTGTGGTTCAATGTTAGAAGCAGGTTGATAGGAGATTATAGCAGGTTATTGCTGTGGCATACATGTCTTTCGTTATACATTCTAAGAAACACAGCTGTGAAACTGACTGAGAATATCACCATATTCTGTAAGTATGAAATGTCTCCCCTTTTTGTAAACTTGTTTTTCTTACATATTTGAAGTGTATGAATTGATCTTTGTCATAAAAATGTAAATCCATGCTTTTTTACTTAGAGTAAATTCTGTTGAATTACTTCACAGTGCTTGTGACCATATGCTTGCAATACTCCTCAATGTCGTTCAAGTTGATCGGTATCGGGTACCTTTGGATTGAGTTTACCAACTGTTCAGCCCCCTGTTGCTGCAGGGCTGCATTGTGGCTAACACTAAACTGTTCTCACAGCTCTAGGCAGTGTCTGTGCACAAACGTAGCTACATTACAATTTCTGCTTTTACCACCATTTGTAGATCTCTTTCGGAGAAAGTGAGCCTGCACAGGCCTCGGGAGCAGGCGTCAGAAGtcacccagctcctgggaagCCCGTAGGTTAGCAGGTGCCACACTCTGCTCCTGCAGGTGCCGCCCTGCAGGTATCTAAGAGGAGTTTCTCTCCCAATGTCCTTGTGATGCTGTGCCTTGTGATTAACGTGGCGGCACTGCCAGCTAGTTGCAGAAAACCAGCCTGCTTGattctgtggtttttcttttaatgtagtaGGCATTAGGTCTTAGGTTTAACAGATCTATACATAATCATAAACATTCTGTATATTTCTGATTTATGTGGGGTCTGTGATCTCTTCTGTTGCTTAttagaataatttaaatttattccATTAGGCTGCGACTTTTTCCAGTATACAGCCAGTTGGTGATGCTTTTCTAGTACAATGTTTGTCACCACTAATGGATCAGATTCCTCGGACTCCTGAATGTTAGAGGACATAAAAGCATATTTATGTACCCATGACTTGccaaaaacaaacatacaaacccTGCTACCTCGTGATCTCATCGCTCATAGGAGTATCCTGCTTTTGCTTAGCTTTTAGTTACATCTACTGAATTCCAAGGCAACTTAAGTCCTTAGCTAAAGAGCAGCCCCTGGTAGGCAACAGTCAGTTGTAGATGCTTTGTGTTAATTTGTGGTGGTTCAGCCCATTTTCTGAGGGCTGTTTTCCATCCACTCTTTCAAAGACTGATTTGCGGGTTGTTTGTTACTGTGTAGAAATGAACCAAAGATCCATCAGTCCATGGATAACCTGACTGATGAGGGTATGTCCAAAGCATGGAGTGTTGGGTTGTTACTCAATAACTGTTCAATTTAAATTGCATAAACATGCAGAAACGGTtgtcaggttcgagaccatctttCACCTATGTGCTGTAATCTGCAGTCACGTATCCACATGCTCGCTCTACCACCTTTCGCTCACCGATTTGCGTTCTCACTGTGAAACTGATTTGATCCTTTGGAAGACAGTGTGCATTTACCCACAGAGTCCCAAGTAGGTGGCAGCATTTCCCTGAATCCTTGAGGTACACGAGTTCCAGGACAGGAATTTTACAAACCCTGCTTCAGCTCTTTAGCTGTAGCACTTCGTTGAAGCGCAGATGCTGTCCTTGCACAGCAGCCTGGCTGCTCTCTGTCCCCTCCTGCAGTGGGAAACGCCTCATGGGCAGAACAGAGGCCAGACAAGGGTTGTTGGGATTCCGCAGCAGGCAGCTGTCCCTGTTAGGCACTGTAGCATCTGATTTTTAGTACCAAAGTACGTTATTTGGATCTAGCTTCACAACTTTATACTATCATTCTGCCAGCAATTGCTGCCTACTCTTTGCGCAACCACTACGAGTAGgaagtactttatttttaaaataatgattgcCTCTTGCTTAATGTATAGCAAAAGACAATCCATGCTTGAAATTTTATACTTTCCCAAGACAAGATAACAAAGGAAATTCTACTTCATTTTGCAGATGAAATTGAGTTTTCCAGAGTTTTGCAAGaagcctgggagaggaagggaCTGAACACAAATGCAAAGTCCCATGCAGGACCCTGCTCAGGCAGCTGCCCCCTCTGTTCCTCCCACGGCTGTTTTCTTGCGATGTGGATACATTTTCTCATGAGATGAATGCCGTAACTACTGAGCTAATTTTAGCTCTTGTGTAACATCTTAGTGTTGATTTTCCTGTTGACAAAtcatgaaatacctttttttttttctatacatcAGGTTTAAAAACTTAGCAACTTCCTCTGCAAGACAATAAGCACTTAAAACCAGGTCTTAGAAATAGCTGACGAGGTTTGTTTTTACAGCCCACTGAGTCACACCTGATGCTGCGTTTGATCCTCTTGCCACAGCCTGGCAGTACTGTGACAGGTCTTGCTGGGTCTGTCTTGTCTCTTTATCCAACATGGCAGTGACTGTGGGCATGTTAAATAACACCTTCATTTAGCTGGGCTAGGCGTAAGACTCAAATTATCAGCTGCTCACAAGGCCCACCGTGGATTAGTTCAGTAATAACATCGGCCCAGCTGtgtattgtattttgtattttttttttgcttagaggCATTCTAGCATAAAAGCAATTGGATTACATCTTGTTTGTCATTGGAATGCAATGGCTCGTAGTATTTCTCACATCATATGATTTTCATTCTTCAGCCAAACCCATGGTCTGAGTGTTTATTCAAAGTGCAAGGCACGGACAGATGTAAGAAAGTAATTGACAGAAAAGCCTGTTCACTTAGAATTGTTAAAGCAGATGCAGAAATGCTGTACTAGGAATTTTTGGCCATTAAAGAACTCCTATTgataaaatatgttaaaaaaccaaacaaacaaaaccagatgttATAGACAGGTaaacttctgcagaaatgctCAACATATGCAAGAAAGTGAATTTCTTCTGTTCTGGAGTGCTCTTTTAGGTCAGAATGAAAAAAGACCAGAGGAAACCCCAGCTGGCTCTTAAGACATGAACACTGGAAAATTGGAGCCTCCCACTAGTCACTCAGCTAAATTAGTAATGAGTGAAAGTTGTCATTTACTTGTGACAATTACATGAATACTGTGGGTGGTTTTGAGGGGAGTCAGCGCTGTCTCATT
This genomic window contains:
- the VHL gene encoding von Hippel-Lindau disease tumor suppressor, which codes for MSPPRPSVLRSLNSRELSEVLFNNRSPRSVLPIWVDFEGRPRYYPVLQPRTGRIMHSYRGHLWLFRDAGTNDGLLVNQQELFVAAPNVNKADITLPVFTLKERCLQVVRSLVKPVDYRKLDIVRSLYEDLEDHPDIRKDLQRLSLEKSEMLNGILE